In Drosophila simulans strain w501 chromosome 3R, Prin_Dsim_3.1, whole genome shotgun sequence, a single window of DNA contains:
- the LOC6728663 gene encoding microtubule-associated protein futsch isoform X6, with amino-acid sequence MRFSLSPPPQKAITSARLTSPTKNSLSSSSTITTPGSNNRSPSSTKTTMLTRNGGGHGTSPTASGSGHAPSASAAADDEATSDYNQWLHAMKLVARLPGGTPPEFRRKLWLSLADKYLKSKNVNWAQQREKCFCEEWREDDEELGIQIVKDLHRTGSNLCTGPAGSINQAKLKRILLGYARYNPEVGYCQGFNMLGALILQVMDKEEEESMKVMIYLVEGVLPTGYFYGSMGGLQADMGVFRELMQTRLPRLAKHLQRLQGPVENAFEPPLTNVFTMQWFLTMFCTCLPMSCVLRVWDLVLIEGSDVLLRTALVLWSLLEERVISVRSADEFYGKMGSYSSELLNGHLVDSNGLIERVVKLGPIADLRQLRDKHLYNIAPLRHKQGLQLYYDEEDTHSDEERLAVATVFGLNWGRRGSVGPAAAGKQQVEQKDRLALDISLLKKQYDRLRERQKQAHVILTTACSTAARQGSGPASSSQPAVPVNQLLLGRPAIVTNKGKRVGAPLGAIPPARKPSLPAVLHTKPTTEKQLRRGETLLWRDTDPSRRRRDSLTWKEIKADRAAMIREGVDVSSVRTQKLRTRFGKSDSSSYSEDSDGEQESGPGGGGGSSTDTSLCDDDDPKSTEKSPKQKAKLARKLKEQKQLAGSRDTSLERQRPKSWAPSSHEIPFMLMGTDSGDEKDDKASKEGAGTGDQAEDSATESGRYEFDRELHLISSKMEPLKLPFDPEFPGMTSVSPIPSPREKSEAEEDLLDERKPFDVSDDGVTNQYFERVNSVERPNRLELSYSLNEEETDTNAIYLEEREKVEGHSGDREYNSVPPFYRRNDDDGVQGDGKVPQIRDDNIPGENKDDYKELLSMTIEETTGYKPPPPTASTLSNASRKRRDPRRKTLTRSSTIEIEERYQALERRISQDQPSGDRQAKYIPSTAALEERFNTLEKQLSAEKQRKELTEMEAEYPIKSERIPSTADLESRFNSLTKQMSSSESSSKTPIDLKDEDRPSGSSSKNQKDSEKTSKLHKSEEAESNTKETTQETETSDSKESKSDEKEAEQPRLKKLPSTAELEDRFNALERKMSVQKSSPSKNKKEPPDEEESKATKEPEEPEESEKANEKTSGSQSPIAKKDPKDSDQKKPETMENQSPTKNQDQKVKAKSPKSEEMIEKETSKPKEDSQESKTATNKKVEANRKLSSEEVDHTIKEKREESPGKTDKESAETKIENVKDSSKKSDSQKKEPAKTSVSQTEADSKPGSKGNSTSKDAEQEKTPRKSPPSTEELEKRFNALEKQMSTTNLETTKEPDQTKPATKSQSSSAEVKAQKSMKSFDDKIKEVNVAIEKEQKRVEVEDHAEKKRKNVEESCKAVNNNLETQKNKEEDSQQQEESQQKGTNQRRASEPPSTEDLEKRYETLKRRMSSKNQFSETVDEALERIQQEVISEAVEEKKPPPSTEDLESRFEALHGDKKNVESKMAETKHVDVAIEAHIPSPPPPPPPPKERPVLAEPVLHQQQALIEELQSKMRGQSPGEENLKPSEINPQRRQRKLLQRPTPMGDETSEAPANTAYYRAANHEQWQQRMVRRFSDLPSRADLENRLQFLERQLYKKFYKQRCASDSEVASRVKLQPEDQPSTSRQAKELEAEGQLEQRVLALEKQLSENSLKLLEAMRERQRSADDSGSPRRLSTETIDATGKELVRYTQNIGELEEVDAHKPINISINIKMMVNKDSESKQPKGESKPTTEDLTRRLEQLEQQLLEERAKNGSIPTENGVLEEKPEKIEEKDSCKKQEKNCHNQHVKGDEVEKTEVPAERKIEPAAAKETKTLENEEKAQTRAKVVDTEKSVKDQNAVTDEKSVQDQNVVDDKKAEILDKKNKSSGAGKSEDTTQTSGKKEKSENINQTSEAAKAGVSKETSTRGKPSETKLENPTTKDPVPKEASTKEASPKKENLSREEPKSKEKEATKTETQKTKETPTVAVSPKESKVSSKQLPENKETIKDSSSKELPEKMVINSTDVGPMDPNGKTVVLLMDNEHRASKVRRLTRANTEELEDLFQALEKQLNDRNLVKSEDGRLIRVDPKPSAEQVEQTQAISDLTKEIEDFTSAKPEEENPKEAAKEENPEPEEPEDFDWGPNTVKHHLKRKTVYLPSTKELESRFRSLERQIKLLEDVEKIDVEQRLNEIERKIKLQYSLSHEKDLNKYLELCEGKGLDDDEPLPVETPTKETEITTARDRSRSPGRKAVVTKSPYTSPSRKATNKTPHTSPTRKPIIKSPYTSPSRKSAKSPYTSPSRNRQRSPSPTRSPERKSKRSPYTSPARRKPHPNDLPISDDLEYKYRVLDLVRSKSKENLAKRMNDPNRKPAIHPLEMILSPSPDTDAIPTTGELEHRIRVLDEKLKSPAKTRSKSRSRSPTIEDIKRQKMRDEKKPRTPVHNLERIVSSPGRPEPPTAEELEERIRILEQEHKFDFKTQKDYKAFNQKLKDVISPSLSFDEFRAAKSREQSPRRHGPTTPKSALRRDDFDEGYCGGTHTSTHYRPTSPKVIRFRDEDEDEDQFEEAPRPKSRQTSERMKTLADQPSATRSYASSSEGLDALGSRLMRETSPITRTGTHTGVPLRTGENINDRLSSIKNSIKSIDTLCEEKPYQKEKCQRYIDSLFTDSLHFASKKSSLEDLSLSRSLSRSESRGRSIHRSGDYAPSIRVTSEHRSLGSADSRRSPLGNRDTSPLHHRSHRDISRELSPRRRRLEEEDEERKDRESSRVRRDNLLPNYFADNRSELSSGSSLTGFNHKVDRQLEETCAKYADDRRSACRTPLSHPYESRTTATRHSHTDPVQIPANPAGSATATDSFPRPVSPYRQPYDPYHRSPGGAGGTPLYQPGKLEIRHTTVTSTFYDRFLTEKQIERQTHSRPPSRSPVVSPSVPAKSYVELCSTTSATSSTTATSTSASSFMSSSYAGPSFSLPSASNYSYLNPVSGSGSGISSISPRASCSDLRSTTSGPTSTSTTSVTTSSYVPYNFTSSFTSRLNDPITTSTVSAVSTSSLTHSTGVYNPMMSFTLREPLASSSLVGSSASPLLPFQFNRTFTSNFDKEQNKQ; translated from the exons ATGCGTTTTAGCCTCTCACCACCGCCGCAGAAAGCCATTACCAGTGCCCGCCTAACCTCGCCCACTAAAAACagcctcagcagcagcagcaccatcaccaCCCCCGGCAGCAACAATAGAAGCCCCAGCAGCACCAAAACCACCATGCTGACCCGCAATGGCGGAGGCCACGGGACCAGCCCCACCGCCTCCGGATCCGGACACGCTccctccgcctccgccgctgCCGACGATGAAGCCACCTCGGATTACAACCAGTGGCTGCATGCCATGAAACTGGTGGCCCGCCTGCCCGGAGGCACTCCACCCGAGTTCCGACGCAAG TTGTGGCTCTCGCTGGCGGACAAGTACCTCAAGTCGAAGAACGTGAACTGGGCGCAGCAGCGGGAGAAGTGCTTTTGCGAGGAGTGGCGCGAGGATGACGAGGAGCTGGGCATACAAATCGTCAAG GATCTGCATCGCACTGGCTCGAATCTGTGCACCGGTCCCGCGGGCTCCATAAACCAGGCCAAGCTGAAGCGCATCCTTCTGGGCTATGCCCGTTACAACCCCGAGGTGGGCTATTGCCAG GGATTCAACATGCTGGGCGCCCTCATACTGCAAGTGATGgacaaggaggaggaggagtccaTGAAGGTCATGATCTACCTGGTGGAGGGCGTTCTGCCCACGGGCTACTTCTACGGCTCGATGGGCGGCCTGCAGGCGGACATGGGCGTCTTCCGGGAGCTGATGCAGACGCGACTGCCACGGTTGGCGAAGCACCTGCAACGCCTCCAGGGACCCGTCGAGAATGCCTTCGAACCGCCGCTAACCAATGTCTTTACCATGCAGTGGTTCCTCACCATGTTCTGTACCTGCCTGCCcatgtcctgcgtcctgcgcGTCTGGGACCTGGTCCTTATCGAGGGCAGCGATGTCCTTCTTCGCACCGCCCTGGTCCTTTGGAGCCTGCTTGAAGA ACGTGTGATCAGTGTCCGATCTGCAGATGAGTTCTATGGCAAGATGGGATCCTATTCCAGTGAACTCCTCAATGGCCATCTTGTGGACTCCAATGGTCTTATTGAGCGTGTGGTGAAGCTAGGACCCATTGCGGATTTGCGACAACTGCGGGATAAGCATCTCTACAACATTGCCCCATTGCGTCACAAACAAGGATTGCA GCTCTACTACGACGAGGAGGACACCCATTCGGATGAGGAGCGCTTGGCGGTAGCAACCGTATTCGGCTTGAATTGGGGTAGACGTGGATCGGTGGGTCCTGCGGCGGCAGGAAAGCAGCAAGTGGAACAGAAGGATCGCCTCGCTTTGGATATTTCCCTGCTGAAGAAGCAGTACGATAGGCTGCGCGAGCGCCAGAAGCAGGCCCATGTCATCCTAACCACCGCCTGTTCGACAGCAGCGCGCCAAGGATCGGGTCCAGCGAGCAGCTCCCAGCCGGCGGTCCCTGTGAACCAGTTACTTCTCGGTCGCCCTGCAATAGTAACCAATAAGGGAAAGCGGGTTGGAGCACCATTGGGCGCCATTCCACCTGCTCGAAAGCCCTCCCTTCCCGCTGTCCTCCATACCAAACCAACGACAGAAAAACAGTTGCGAAGGGGAGAGACGCTGCTCTGGAGGGACACCGATCCAAGCCGCAGACGACGAGATAGTCTGACCTGGAAGGAGATCAAAGCAGATCGGGCTGCCATGATACGAGAGGGCGTTGATGTCAGCTCCGTGAGAACGCAAAAGCTGCGCACACGCTTTGGAAAAAGCGATAGCTCCTCATACAGCGAGGACAGTGATGGTGAGCAGGAGTCTgggccaggaggaggaggaggctccAGCACGGACACCAGCCTTTGTGATGACGATGACCCAAAGTCCACGGAGAAGAGTCCCAAGCAGAAGGCCAAGCTAGCACGCAAGCtcaaggagcagaagcagtTGGCCGGTTCCAGGGACACGAGCTTGGAGCGGCAGAGACCCAAATCTTGGGCTCCAAGCAGCCATGAGATTCCCTTCATGCTGATGGGTACGGATAGTGGCGACGAGAAGGACGATAAGGCGTCGAAAGAGGGGGCGGGTACTGGAGATCAAGCGGAGGATAGTGCCACGGAAAGCGGTCGTTACGAATTTGACAGAGAGTTGCATTTGATCAGCTCCAAGATGGAGCCACTAAAGCTTCCTTTCGACCCCGAATTCCCAGGCATGACTTCCGTTAGTCCCATACCGTCGCCCCGAGAAAAAAGTGAAGCTGAAGAGGATTTGCTGGATGAGCGAAAGCCATTCGATGTGAGCGATGATGGAGTGACAAATCAGTATTTCGAGAGGGTTAACAGCGTGGAGCGCCCCAATCGTCTGGAATTGTCCTACTCGCTCAACGAGGAAGAGACGGATACTAATGCCATTTACCTAGAAGAGAGGGAAAAAGTTGAGGGGCATAGTGGTGATAGGGAATATAATTCCGTACCCCCTTTCTACCGAAGAAATGACGATGATGGTGTACAGGGTGATGGCAAGGTGCCACAGATTCGGGACGATAACATTCCAGGTGAGAACAAGGACGATTACAAAGAGCTTCTGAGCATGACGATAGAGGAAACTACTGGATACAAACCACCACCTCCCACAGCCAGCACATTGAGTAATGCCAGCCGAAAGAGACGAGATCCTCGCCGAAAAACCTTGACCCGCTCATCGACCATTGAAATCGAGGAACGATATCAGGCCCTGGAGCGCAGGATCAGTCAGGATCAGCCAAGTGGAGATCGACAAGCCAAGTACATTCCTAGCACAGCTGCTCTAGAGGAGCGGTTTAACACCCTTGAAAAGCAACTGAGTGCTGAAAAGCAACGCAAGGAGCTGACCGAAATGGAGGCTGAATATCCAATTAAATCCGAGCGAATTCCCTCTACCGCCGACCTGGAATCACGGTTCAATTCCctaacaaaacaaatgagtTCCAGCGAATCTAGTTCCAAAACTCCCATTGATCTCAAGGACGAGGACCGACCCAGTGGTAGCAGCTCCAAAAACCAGAAGGATAGCGAAAAAACCAGCAAGCTGCACAAATCCGAGGAAGCTGAATCTAACACAAAGGAAACTACACAGGAAACAGAAACCAGCGATAGCAAAGAAAGTAAAAGTGATGAAAAGGAAGCGGAGCAACCACGCCTCAAGAAACTTCCATCAACTGCGGAGCTGGAAGACCGTTTTAATGCCTTAGAACGCAAAATGAGTGTTCAGAAGAGCAGCCCATCCAAGAACAAAAAAGAACCACCCGATGAAGAAGAATCGAAAGCTACAAAAGAGCCTGAAGAACCAGAGGAGTCAGAAAAAGCAAATGAGAAGACTTCGGGCAGTCAATCACCCATTGCTAAAAAGGATCCCAAAGATAGTGATCAGAAAAAACCTGAAACTATGGAGAACCAATCACCAACTAAAAACCAAGACCAGAAAGTCAAAGCCAAATCCCCAAAAAGTGAGGAgatgattgaaaaagaaaccTCTAAGCCGAAAGAGGATTCACAAGAATCGAAAACTGCTACTAATAAAAAGGTGGAAGCTAATCGAAAGCTTAGCTCAGAAGAAGTTGATCAcacaataaaagaaaagaggGAAGAATCTCCAGGGAAAACCGATAAAGAATCTGCAGAaaccaaaattgaaaatgttaaagACTCGTCAAAAAAAAGTGATTCTCAAAAGAAAGAACCCGCTAAGACGTCGGTTTCACAAACTGAGGCTGATTCAAAACCAGGTTCTAAAGGAAATTCAACTTCTAAGGATGCGGAACAAGAAAAGACCCCTCGAAAATCTCCACCCTCCACGGAAGAATTAGAAAAACGTTTTAATGCCTTAGAAAAACAAATGAGTACCACCAACTTAGAAACAACTAAAGAACCTGATCAAACTAAACCAGCAACCAAAAGTCAATCTTCGAGTGCCGAAGTAAAGGCGCAGAAGTCCATGAAATCTTTTGACGACAAGATCAAAGAAGTTAATGTGGCTATCGAAAAGGAGCAGAAGAGAGTTGAGGTGGAGGATCATGCTGAAAAGAAGCGCAAAAACGTTGAAGAAAGTTGCAAAGCGGTCAACAACAATTTagaaacccaaaaaaacaaagaagagGACTCTCAGCAACAAGAAGAGAGTCAACAAAAGGGTACGAATCAACGAAGAGCTTCTGAGCCACCGTCAACGGAGGATCTTGAGAAGCGTTATGAAACCTTGAAGCGCCGCATGAGTAGCAAGAATCAATTTAGCGAAACCGTGGACGAAGCTCTCGAGCGGATCCAGCAGGAGGTAATCTCCGAAGCAGTGGAGGAAAAGAAGCCACCGCCATCGACGGAGGATCTGGAGAGCCGCTTTGAAGCACTGCATGGCGATAAGAAAAACGTGGAGTCCAAAATGGCCGAAACCAAACACGTAGATGTGGCCATTGAGGCGCATATTCCATCcccacctccgccgccaccaccaccaaagGAACGTCCTGTCCTGGCCGAACCAGTTCTCCACCAGCAACAGGCTCTGATCGAGGAGCTGCAGAGCAAGATGCGAGGCCAATCACCTGGCGAGGAGAACCTGAAGCCCAGCGAGATAAATCCGCAGAGGAGGCAGAGAAAGCTACTGCAACGACCCACGCCCATGGGCGATGAGACCTCGGAAGCACCTGCAAACACGGCTTACTACAGAGCGGCAAACCACGAACAATGGCAGCAGCGCATGGTGCGTCGGTTCTCTGATTTACCCTCCCGGGCCGATCTGGAGAACCGATTGCAGTTCCTGGAGAGGCAACTCTACAAGAAGTTCTACAAGCAGCGCTGTGCAAGTGATTCCGAAGTTGCATCGAGGGTCAAACTCCAGCCCGAGGACCAGCCGAGCACCTCTCGGCAGGCCAAGGAACTGGAAGCCGAAGGACAGCTGGAACAGCGTGTCCTGGCGTTGGAGAAACAGCTGAGCGAGAACAGTCTCAAGTTGCTGGAAGCGATGAGGGAGCGCCAACGGTCAGCGGATGACAGCGGTTCCCCTAGGCGATTGAGCACAGAGACAATCGACGCCACCGGCAAGGAGCTTGTTAGGTACACCCAGAACATTGGGGAGCTGGAGGAAGTCGACGCCCACAAGCCCATCAACATAAGCATCAATATCAAGATGATGGTCAACAAAGACAGTGAGTCCAAGCAGCCGAAGGGTGAGTCCAAGCCCACAACAGAAGATCTAACTCGTCGCCTGGAGCAATTGGAGCAGCAACTGTTGGAGGAACGGGCCAAAAATGGGTCGATCCCAACAGAAAATGGAGTGCTTGAGGAGAAACCAGAAAAGATCGAGGAAAAGGATTCCTGCAAAAAGCAGGAGAAGAACTGCCACAATCAGCACGTCAAAGGTGATGAAGTCGAGAAAACAGAAGTGCCGGCAGAGAGAAAAATTGAACCTGCAGCGGCTAAAGAGACTAAAACCCTTGAAAACGAAGAGAAAGCTCAAACCCGAGCAAAAGTTGTGGATACTGAAAAATCGGTTAAAGATCAGAACGCAGTGACGGATGAAAAATCTGTTCAAGACCAGAATGTAGTGGATGATAAGAAAGCAGAAATTttggataaaaaaaataaatcctCTGGTGCGGGGAAATCAGAAGACACGACACAGACGTCAGGCAAAAAGGAGAAATCAGAGAACATAAATCAGACGTCAGAGGCCGCCAAAGCTGGAGTCTCTAAAGAAACATCCACGCGAGGGAAACCATCCGAAACTAAGTTGGAAAATCCCACAACTAAAGACCCCGTTCCTAAAGAAGCTTCAACTAAAGAAGCTTCCCCCAAAAAGGAGAATCTTAGTAGGGAGGAACCCAAATCCAAAGAAAAGGAAGCTACAAAAAcggaaacacaaaaaacaaaggaaaccCCCACAGTTGCGGTCAGCCCCAAAGAAAGCAAAGTATCGAGCAAACAACTGCCAGAGAACAAAGAAACAATCAAAGACTCTTCTTCCAAAGAACTGCCCGAAAAAATGGTTATCAATTCCACGGATGTGGGACCCATGGATCCCAACGGCAAAACAGTGGTACTGTTAATGGACAACGAACACAGAGCTTCGAAGGTTAGAAGATTGACCAGAGCCAACACGGAGGAACTGGAAGACCTCTTCCAGGCCTTAGAGAAGCAGCTCAATGATCGAAATCTTGTCAAATCCGAAGATGGTCGCCTGATACGAGTAGATCCCAAGCCAAGCGCTGAGCAAGTGGAGCAGACTCAGGCTATTTCTGATCTCACCAAGGAAATCGAGGACTTTACCAGCGCCAAACCGGAGGAGGAGAATCCAAAGGAGGCGGCAAAAGAAGAGAACCCGGAGCCCGAAGAGCCGGAGGACTTCGACTGGGGACCCAACACTGTGAAACATCACTTGAAACGCAAAACAGTCTACCTGCCCTCCACCAAAGAGCTAGAATCTCGCTTCCGCTCCTTGGAACGCCAGATAAAACTCCTCGAGGATGTGGAAAAGATCGATGTGGAGCAGCGGCTGAATGAAATCGAGCGTAAAATTAAGCTGCAGTACTCGCTCTCCCACGAAAAGGATCTGAACAAATACTTGGAACTGTGTGAAGGTAAGGGACTAGATGACGATGAACCTTTGCCTGTGGAAACCCCGACGAAGGAGACGGAAATTACCACAGCTAGAGATCGTTCTCGTAGTCCTGGGCGCAAAGCGGTGGTTACCAAATCTCCATATACCTCTCCATCGCGAAAGGCCACCAATAAAACACCACATACTTCTCCCACCCGGAAGCCCATCATTAAATCTCCCTATACATCTCCTTCCCGGAAGTCTGCCAAATCCCCTTATACGTCGCCCTCCAGAAATCGTCAGAGATCACCTTCTCCAACTCGATCGCCGGAAAGGAAGTCGAAGAGAAGTCCCTACACTTCACCAGCCCGTCGCAAGCCGCATCCTAACGATCTTCCCATCTCAGATGATTTAGAGTACAAATATCGAGTACTTGATTTGGTGAGATCCAAATCCAAGGAGAACTTGGCCAAGCGAATGAACGATCCCAACAGAAAACCGGCCATTCATCCCTTGGAAATGATTCTCAGTCCCAGTCCGGATACAGATGCGATACCTACAACAGGAGAACTAGAGCATAGAATACGTGTCCTGGACGAAAAGCTCAAATCACCAGCCAAAACACGCTCAAAGTCGCGCTCTCGATCGCCAACCATCGAAGACATAAAACGTCAAAAGATGAGAGATGAGAAAAAGCCCAGGACTCCCGTTCACAATCTGGAAAGGATTGTCAGTTCGCCTGGTAGACCAGAACCACCCACTGCCGAGGAGCTCGAGGAGCGCATACGCAtcctggagcaggagcatAAGTTTGACTTTAAGACCCAGAAGGACTACAAGGCATTCAATCAAAAGCTCAAGGACGTCATCTCACCCTCGCTCTCCTTCGACGAATTCCGGGCAGCCAAGTCACGTGAGCAGAGTCCCCGCCGCCATGGCCCCACTACGCCCAAGTCTGCCCTGCGTCGCGATGATTTCGATGAAGGCTACTGTGGCGGTACCCACACATCCACTCACTACCGCCCCACCAGCCCCAAGGTCATTCGGTTCCGagatgaggacgaggatgaggaccAGTTTGAAGAAGCACCCAGACCGAAGTCGCGTCAGACCAGCGAACGAATG AAGACTCTTGCAGATCAACCATCGGCCACTCGCAGCTACGCCAGCAGCTCGGAGGGTCTGGATGCCCTGGGTAGTCGTCTAATGAGG GAAACCTCTCCGATTACCCGAACCGGAACCCATACGGGCGTACCACTGCGTACGGGGGAGAACATCAACGACCGCCTGAGTTCGATCAAGAACTCCATCAAGTCGATCGACACGCTGTGCGAGGAGAAGCCATACCAGAAGGAGAAGTGCCAGCGGTACATTGACTCACTGTTCACGGACTCACTGCACTTTGCCAGCAAGAAGAGCTCCCTGGAGGACCTCAGTCTCAGCAGGAGTCTTAGTCGCAGCGAGAGCAGGGGAAGGAGTATTCACAGATCAGGAGACTATGCACCTTCGATTAGGGTCACCTCCGAGCACCGATCTTTGGGTTCGGCGGATTCTCGAAGGAGTCCTTTGGGCAACCGGGACACCAGTCCCTTGCACCACAGATCGCATAGGGATATTAGCCGGGAGCTGTCCCCTCGACGTAGACgcttggaggaggaggatgaggagcgTAAGGATCGGGAGAGCAGTAGGGTAAGACGTGATAACTTGTTGCCAAATTATTTTGCTGATAATCGTAGCGAACTAAGTAGCGGGAGTAGTTTAACCGGGTTTAACCACAAAGTAGATAGACAACTAGAAGAGACGTGCGCCAAGTATGCGGACGATCGACGCTCGGCCTGTCGCACACCGTTGAGCCACCCGTACGAGTCCCGCACCACAGCCACACGCCACAGCCACACAGATCCAGTCCAGATCCCAGCCAACCCAGCAGGATCAGCTACCGCAACAGATAGTTTCCCCCGGCCCGTGTCGCCATATCGCCAGCCGTACGATCCCTACCATCGGTCCCCTGGTGGTGCCGGTGGCACGCCCCTCTATCAGCCCGGCAAGCTGGAGATCCGCCACACCACCGTCACCTCGACCTTCTACGATCGGTTCCTCACTGAGAAGCAGATCGAGCGGCAGACCCACTCCCGTCCGCCCAGTCGTTCGCCAGTGGTTTCACCCTCGGTGCCAGCCAAAAGCTACGTCGAATTGTGCAGCACCACCTCAGCCACATCCAGCACCACCGCTACCAGCACCTCCGCCTCCTCATTCATGTCCAGCAGCTATGCGGGCCCCTCCTTTTCGCTGCCCTCGGCCAGCAACTATTCCTATTTGAATCCAGTTTCGGGCTCGGGTTCGGGCATTTCGTCAATTTCGCCGCGCGCCAGTTGCTCGGATCTCCGCTCCACTACCAGCGGCCCCACATCCACCAGTACCACCTCCGTAACCACCTCTTCCTACGTACCCTACAATTTCACCAGCTCTTTCACATCTCGCTTGAACGATCCCATTACCACTTCCACTGTGAGTGCAGTGAGCACTAGTTCCCTTACCCATTCCACGGGGGTCTACAATCCCATGATGTCCTTCACACTGAGGGAACCACTAGCCAGCAGTTCCCTGGTTGGTTCAAGTGCCTCTCCATTGCTACCGTTTCAGTTTAACAGAACTTTCACTTCCAACTTCGACAAGGAACAGAACAAACAATAG